A single Cryomorphaceae bacterium DNA region contains:
- a CDS encoding PhoH family protein has protein sequence MNERIFPLENVDPLDFLGAQNKKLSLVKTYFPQLKLVARGNKITAIGPDELIDQFEVKFNLLMEHLNKYNQLTEGNIERLMVEDAKEIDSKGGGDVLLHGTSGRMIKARTANQRKMVELSDKNDMVFAIGPAGTGKTYTAVALAVRALRRKEVRRIILTRPAVEAGENLGFLPGDLKEKLDPYLQPLYDALRDMIPNEKLQYFIENHVVQIAPLAFMRGRTLDNAFVILDEAQNTTHSQMKMFLTRMGKSAKFIVTGDASQIDLPRNQRSGLLEALHVLKHIDGISILELDEKDVIRHGLVKKVIKAYEKQEEREAKERENKRKVERKPKD, from the coding sequence TTGAACGAACGCATTTTTCCGTTAGAGAACGTTGATCCTCTGGATTTTTTAGGGGCTCAGAACAAGAAACTCTCCCTGGTTAAAACATATTTTCCTCAGCTGAAATTAGTGGCCCGCGGCAACAAGATTACCGCCATCGGCCCTGATGAACTCATCGATCAATTTGAGGTCAAGTTCAACCTGCTGATGGAGCACCTGAATAAATACAATCAGCTCACTGAGGGAAACATCGAGCGCCTGATGGTTGAAGACGCCAAGGAGATCGATTCCAAAGGAGGAGGTGATGTCTTGCTTCACGGAACCAGTGGGCGCATGATTAAAGCCCGAACGGCCAATCAGCGCAAGATGGTGGAGCTCAGCGACAAGAACGATATGGTTTTTGCGATTGGACCGGCCGGTACCGGAAAAACTTACACCGCCGTGGCGCTGGCCGTACGAGCTCTTCGTCGCAAAGAAGTCCGTCGGATCATCTTGACGCGTCCTGCCGTTGAAGCGGGGGAGAACCTGGGATTCTTGCCGGGTGATCTCAAAGAGAAGCTGGATCCTTATTTGCAGCCACTTTATGACGCCTTGCGCGACATGATTCCCAATGAGAAACTTCAATACTTTATTGAAAACCACGTCGTACAAATTGCGCCACTGGCCTTCATGCGGGGACGTACTTTGGATAACGCCTTCGTCATTTTGGACGAGGCGCAGAACACGACGCATTCACAAATGAAGATGTTCTTGACGCGAATGGGTAAGTCGGCCAAGTTCATTGTAACGGGCGATGCTTCACAAATTGACCTTCCTCGGAATCAGAGAAGCGGATTGTTGGAGGCATTACACGTACTTAAGCACATCGATGGGATTTCCATCTTGGAACTGGATGAGAAAGACGTGATTCGCCATGGATTGGTGAAGAAGGTGATTAAGGCCTACGAAAAGCAGGAGGAAAGAGAAGCTAAGGAGCGAGAAAACAAGAGAAAAGTAGAACGTAAACCGAAAGACTGA